The proteins below come from a single Neospora caninum Liverpool complete genome, chromosome IX genomic window:
- a CDS encoding u3 snoRNP protein, related — translation MKISRRKQFKRVMRFYSVGFGIKEPFKVLVDGTFLTAALKHRLSLADRLPLLLGGPCTIMVTPCIVTELRQLPREKSVGAIAACKRLRRFKCGHDLDDARRHLVSLPAKDEREERDEENGENEESGESEEAERQVESAEDGASDQETDLPRREKFSLHPALAAFRARQQEEQLGVVFSKKTRSVSSSEKEDRGWKEAESHEAAGGTVFCADAFRCICRVVGQKNPSKLCVATQDRQLREKLRQVSTGGEEEAEQIPGVPLIFLYKGGILQLEPPTSKTREKHKVEERKKLRMGKEERRLFHETRRKVKAQNAGGPTGGTSSPSVALRGTEKKKKKARKGVNPLSCKKTHKTIVNLPKTKAKKTRSRRKKGSAVGAAGAGSTSS, via the exons ATGAAAATCAGTCGCCGCAAACAGTTCAAACGCGTCATGCGTTTCTACTCCGTCGGTTTCGGCATCAAAGAGCCCTTCAAAGTCCTCG TGGACGGGACGTTCTTGACTGCCGCGCTGAAgcatcgcctctctctcgctgacAGGCTTCCCCTCCTCCTCGGAGGGCCGTGCACAATAA tgGTAACGCCGTGCATCGTTACCGAACTTCGGCAGCTgcctcgagagaagagcgtcgGCGCCATAGCAGCATGCAAACGCCTTCGTCG CTTCAAATGTGGACACGACCTCGACGACGCGCGTCGGCACCTGGTGTCGCTGCCAGCGaaggacgagcgagaggagagagacgaagagaacggcgaaaacgaagagagcggcgagtcggaggaggcggagaggcaagtggagagcgcggaagacggcgcaAGTGACCAAGAGACCGATTTGCCTCGGCGGGAGAAATTTTCGCTTCACCCGGCTCTGGCCGCCTTCCGAGCTCGGCAACAGGAGGAGCAACTCGGCGTCGTCTTTTCCAAGAAAACCAgaagcgtctcttcttccgagaaggaagatcGCGGAtggaaagaagcggaaagccACGAGGCAGCTGGAGGCACGGTTTTCTGCGCGGACGCCTTTCGCTGCATCTGCCGCGTGGTCGGGCAGAAAAACCCGTCCAAGTTGTGTGTAGCTACACAGGACCGCCAGCTGCGGGAGAAGCTGAGGCAAGTGTCGAcggggggcgaggaagaagcgga ACAAATTCCGGGCGTTCCTCTCATCTTCCTGTACAAAGGCGGCATTCTGCAGCTGGAACCTCCCACttcgaagacgcgcgagaaacacaaagtggaggaaaggaagaagctgaggatggggaaggaggaacggcgtctcttccacgAAACGCGGCGGAAAGTCAAGGCGCAAAACGCGGGCGGCCCCACCGGCGGcacctcgtctccgtccgtgGCGCTCCGtggcacagagaaaaagaa gaagaaagcgcggAAAGGCGTCAATCCTCTCTCCTGcaaaaagacacacaaaacCATCGTCAACCTGCCG aagacaaaggcgaagaagacgcgctctcgaagaaagaaggggtCGGCGGTTGGCGCAGCCGGAGCCGGCTCCACGTCCTCGTAG
- a CDS encoding proteasome subunit p58, related: MAKDAATAPASRGENAPSSEKKSPAPSPLLSLCLALEQLRQGVEQQDDRPITRMFRQFKTLRTACSPQILLLVSSRLLWDADLSSPASPDADKAAPGSPPKSSDAPPARQDEATLAFWKAMKDALEASVSEERSQAMDVDETPAAPFPLAAREFAFCSSEVETLLALLLLVRLIDSRRYAPAVDFGDRLVDRLLGSTGVDEPPSASPDLPRRRKRLDFIGAKCIFYWYRARELSQSLNQTVRAKLLSAYTVASVQHDTMSQATVLNLLLRNYISCNQYELALKLNSKACFPENLRSNAQQARHLYYLGSIQAVRLEYSAAFAKLQMALRKAPQQPRVAAGFRLAVLKKAIVVELLMGDIPERAIFSRKETRAALLPYKHIVLAVRSGDLHAFARVMSDFEKAFIKDGTLFLIRRLHHNVIRAGLRLISLSYSRISLEDVAQKLGLDSATSAENIVAKAILDGVIEATIDHEKKYVESKASVAIYSSTEPQKAFNKRITFCLQLHTDAVKAMQYPEAEETQGRGNDDADERRKALQEEMARVEDEELDDDDSDML; this comes from the exons ATGGCGAAGGACGCCGCGACTGCGCCCGcttcgcgaggcgagaacgcacCTTCCTCGGAGAAGAAGTCTccggcgccttccccgctgctgagtctctgcctcgccctcgagcAGCTACGCCAGGGCGTTGAGCAGCAAGACGACCGGCCGATCACGCGCATGTTTCGGCAATTCAAGACGCTCCGCACCGCCTGCAGTCCGCAGATTttgctcctcgtctcttcgcgtctcctctgggACGCCgacctctcctcgcctgcgaGTCCAGACGCTGACAAAGCTGCCCCAGGCTCGCCCCCAAAGAGCTCCGATGCACCACCTGCGAGACaagacgaggcgacgctCGCCTTCTGGAAGGCCATGAAGGACGCCCTCGAGGCCTCCGTCTCCGAGGAACGCAGCCAGGCGATGGACGTCGATGAAACG CCGgccgcgcctttccctctcgctgctcgggagttcgccttctgctcgaGCGAGGTGGAGACGCTCCTGGCGCTCTTGCTCCTCGTGCGCCTGATCGACTCGCGCCGCTACGCCCCCGCGGTGGACTTCGGAGACCGGTTGGTTGACCGCCTTCTGGGATCGACGGGCGTGGACGAGCCGCCCTCCGCTTCGCCCGACTTGccccgaagaagaaaacgcctcgACTTCATTGGCGCAAAATGCATCTTCTACTGGTACAGGGCGCGAGAGCTCAGCCAGTCCCTCAACCAAACCGTCCGAGC AAAACTTCTCTCTGCATACACGGTCGCAAGTGTCCAGCACGACACCATGTCTCAAGCGACGGTGTTGAATCTTCTACTCCGAAATTACATTTCCTGCAACCAGTACGAACTCGCTCTGAAACTC AATTCCAAGGCATGCTTCCCCGAGAATCTCCGCTCGAACGCGCAGCAGGCTCGCCACCTGTACTACCTGG GATCTATTCAGGCTGTGCGCCTCGAATATAGTGCGGCCTTCGCCAAGCTCCAAATGGCTCTCCGCAAGGCCCCTCAGCAGCCGCGCGTCGCTGCCGGCTTCCGCTTAGCG GTGCTGAAGAAAGCGATCGTCGTAGAACTGTTGATGGGAGACATCCCGGAGAGGGCTATCTTCAGCCgcaaagagacgcgcgccgctctcttgcCGTACAAACACATTGTGCTG GCAGTGCGGAGCGGCgatttgcatgcgtttgcgCGCGTCATGTCCGACTTTGAGAAAGCATTCATTAAGGACGGGACGCTCTTCCTCATTCGGCGACTTCACCACAACGTCATTCGCGCCGGTCTGCgtctcatctctctctcctacTCTCGCATCTCGCTG GAAGACGTCGCGCAGAAACTCGGGCTCGACAGCGCAACTTCTGCGGAGAACATCGTGGCGAAGGCGATCCTCGACGGCGTGATTGAAGCGACGATTGACCACGAGAAAAAATATGTTGAATCCAAG GCGAGCGTCGCAATCTACTCGTCGACGGAGCCGCAAAAAGCCTTCAACAAGCGCATcactttctgtctccagctCCACACAGACGCCGTTAAG GCGATGCAATAtcccgaggcggaggagactCAAGGACGCGGCAACGACGACGCCGATGAGCGGCGCAAAGCCCTGCAGGAGGAGATGGCGCGG GTGGAGGATGAGGAGTTGGATGATGACGACTCGGACATGCTGTAG